One window of the Candidatus Alcyoniella australis genome contains the following:
- the fabD gene encoding ACP S-malonyltransferase has translation MARVALLFPGQGSQWIGMGRALCEEDEQVRSIFERVEWASGVELHRLCFDGPEDELRSTPNLQPCLLAMGVAAWTYLKQRVPIQPCCSAGHSVGEYAALVVAGALELEDAARIVRERGRLMQNAVPEGLGSMYALIGLDAKVIDQVLRDIRRRGGRVWPANFNGGGQVVISGLERDLQEALPELRAAGARRAVKLPVSAPFHCPLMQPAADGLRPFFQRVAFTDPQFPVYSNVEAAPHQSPERMAELLVAQIVSPVLWEDSVRQMIDHGADLAIELGAGSVLTKLLRRISDELPVLSFERPEDLPAVIEALA, from the coding sequence GTGGCCCGAGTCGCGCTGCTGTTCCCCGGTCAGGGGTCGCAGTGGATCGGCATGGGCCGAGCTCTGTGCGAGGAAGACGAGCAGGTCCGCTCGATCTTCGAACGCGTCGAATGGGCCTCGGGAGTCGAGCTGCATCGGCTGTGCTTCGATGGACCCGAGGACGAACTGCGCAGTACGCCGAACTTGCAGCCGTGCCTGCTGGCAATGGGCGTCGCCGCCTGGACCTACCTTAAACAGCGCGTACCGATCCAGCCGTGCTGCTCCGCCGGTCACTCGGTGGGCGAGTACGCGGCGCTGGTGGTCGCCGGAGCGCTCGAGCTTGAGGACGCGGCGCGGATCGTGCGCGAGCGCGGGCGTCTGATGCAAAACGCGGTTCCCGAGGGCCTGGGCTCGATGTACGCGCTGATCGGTCTCGACGCCAAGGTGATCGATCAGGTATTGCGCGACATCCGCCGCCGCGGCGGCCGGGTCTGGCCGGCGAACTTCAACGGCGGCGGCCAGGTGGTGATCTCCGGTCTGGAACGCGATCTGCAAGAGGCGCTGCCCGAGCTTCGGGCGGCGGGCGCACGCCGTGCGGTCAAGCTGCCGGTTTCCGCGCCGTTCCACTGCCCGCTGATGCAGCCCGCGGCCGACGGCCTGCGGCCGTTTTTCCAGCGGGTGGCATTTACCGATCCTCAGTTTCCTGTATACAGCAACGTCGAGGCCGCGCCGCACCAATCGCCCGAGCGGATGGCCGAGCTGTTGGTGGCGCAGATCGTCTCCCCGGTGTTGTGGGAGGACTCGGTGCGGCAGATGATCGACCACGGCGCGGACCTGGCGATCGAGCTGGGCGCGGGCAGCGTGTTGACCAAGCTGCTTAGGCGCATCAGCGACGAACTGCCGGTGTTGAGCTTCGAGCGGCCCGAAGACCTGCCGGCGGTGATCGAGGCGCTGGCCTGA
- the rpmF gene encoding 50S ribosomal protein L32, producing MPVPKRKVSKARRDKRRTHQKIAEPTTMLCPECGEPAQPHHACPHCGMYKGRQVIEAEEE from the coding sequence ATGCCAGTTCCCAAGCGCAAAGTTTCCAAGGCGCGCCGGGACAAACGCCGCACGCATCAGAAGATCGCCGAGCCGACCACGATGCTCTGCCCCGAATGCGGCGAGCCCGCACAGCCGCACCATGCCTGTCCTCATTGCGGCATGTACAAGGGACGCCAGGTAATCGAGGCCGAGGAGGAATAG
- a CDS encoding DUF177 domain-containing protein: MQPKKISLRQLAQTPRPLRIELCADWLAACIRRGHPDVEQVRDGCFQGRGYLTSQGAVIQGRIELEFTAVCSRCLGPIDVRAQVPCRWIASDVRELIADDLETLPVDGSGQVDLAAPMAEAIDLNLPSVLLCSNDCRGLCARCGADLNRGPCGCSIGPKARQE; encoded by the coding sequence ATGCAACCTAAGAAGATTTCACTGCGTCAACTTGCCCAAACCCCGCGACCCCTGCGGATCGAGCTGTGCGCCGACTGGCTGGCCGCGTGTATCAGGCGCGGCCACCCCGATGTCGAACAGGTGCGCGACGGCTGTTTCCAGGGGCGCGGCTATTTGACCAGCCAGGGAGCGGTGATCCAGGGCCGGATCGAGCTGGAGTTCACCGCCGTGTGTTCCAGGTGTCTGGGACCGATCGACGTTCGAGCGCAGGTGCCCTGCAGATGGATCGCCTCGGACGTCCGTGAGTTGATAGCGGACGACCTTGAGACGCTGCCGGTGGACGGCAGCGGACAGGTCGATTTGGCAGCGCCGATGGCCGAGGCGATTGATCTCAATTTGCCTTCGGTGCTGTTGTGTAGCAATGATTGCCGCGGCCTCTGCGCGAGGTGCGGCGCCGACCTTAATCGCGGCCCATGCGGCTGCTCAATAGGCCCTAAGGCCCGTCAGGAGTAA
- a CDS encoding sulfite exporter TauE/SafE family protein — protein sequence MLPEPIFIGLLLLTSAFAGFAGGLLGVGGGLINVPVITYVLMQFGLDVNSAVQVAIGTSLTVIIFTGSSSSITYALKGHTDLRVVAALAPAGAAAALAVSLLAINLHGGLIARLFGVFGLLVAWRMFSGEPRWIKARNWNRGGFAFIGALSGAISALFGVGGGVVAVPMQELVMRIDAHRAHANSCVLVTMLALIGALVRLCSGHHASLPPGSVGLVYLPAVALMAPPSIAFAWAGARLATRTDQAKLRRIFALLMLAVGVRMIIL from the coding sequence ATGCTGCCCGAGCCGATTTTCATAGGATTGCTACTGCTCACCAGCGCCTTTGCCGGATTCGCCGGCGGCCTGCTCGGCGTGGGCGGCGGACTAATCAATGTCCCCGTTATCACATATGTTTTAATGCAATTCGGTCTGGACGTGAACAGTGCGGTCCAGGTTGCGATCGGCACCAGTCTGACCGTAATAATCTTTACCGGCAGCTCCTCGTCCATCACCTATGCGCTCAAGGGGCACACCGACCTACGCGTTGTGGCCGCATTGGCCCCGGCCGGAGCCGCGGCCGCCCTGGCGGTCTCGCTGTTGGCAATCAACCTGCACGGCGGACTGATCGCGCGGCTGTTCGGCGTATTCGGCCTGCTGGTCGCCTGGCGAATGTTCAGCGGCGAGCCGCGTTGGATCAAGGCGCGCAACTGGAACAGAGGCGGATTCGCGTTCATCGGAGCCCTGTCCGGCGCAATCTCCGCGTTGTTCGGTGTAGGCGGCGGCGTGGTCGCAGTGCCGATGCAGGAGCTCGTGATGAGGATCGACGCCCATCGCGCTCATGCCAATTCCTGCGTGCTGGTGACGATGCTGGCCCTGATCGGAGCCCTGGTGCGGCTTTGCAGCGGCCACCACGCCTCCCTGCCCCCGGGGAGCGTGGGCCTGGTCTATCTGCCGGCCGTGGCGCTGATGGCCCCGCCCTCGATCGCCTTTGCCTGGGCCGGAGCGCGGCTGGCCACGCGCACCGACCAAGCCAAGCTGCGGCGAATCTTTGCGCTGCTGATGCTGGCAGTGGGCGTAAGAATGATTATCCTGTAA
- the gltX gene encoding glutamate--tRNA ligase codes for MSIKTRFAPSPSGYLHIGGARTALLNWALARKSGGKFLLRVEDTNEQTTTDQSIAGILEAMQWLGLSWDEGPLFQSKRRDLHLEHAARLVEQGRAYRCTCSAEQVEQMRQSARERGDKPMYDGTCRELGLGPDVGPHVIRFKMPQEGVTAFHDHVKGDIEYPNNELDDFIIVRSDGSPTYNFVVVIDDALMGVNFVLRGEDHLNNTPKQVQLYNALGFDLPQFAHMPLTLGKDGKKLSKRHGAVSIQYYRDEGYLPQAVVNFLARLGWASGDLETFTPEQFVEAFDVRGIGRSPGVFDVDKLTWLNGWHIRQLSDEQFAAVARPFCERRGFAIPSDEWFLELVKPLKERTTTLVQMTQLAEYFFAPPATFEPKAVRKNLAPESADVLEALAQTLESVEPFEDEPIEQALRELSERLGLKLGKVAQPCRVIISGRAATPPITTVLRLIGREQSIERIRSRIDNVRDGSLPLTEAE; via the coding sequence ATGAGCATCAAGACACGTTTTGCCCCCAGTCCCTCGGGATATTTGCACATCGGTGGGGCGCGCACCGCCCTGCTCAACTGGGCCCTGGCGCGCAAATCAGGCGGTAAGTTCCTGCTGCGGGTCGAGGACACCAACGAGCAGACCACCACCGACCAGAGCATCGCGGGGATCCTCGAGGCCATGCAGTGGCTCGGCCTGAGCTGGGATGAGGGACCGCTGTTCCAATCCAAGCGGCGCGATTTGCACCTGGAACACGCGGCGCGGCTGGTCGAGCAGGGCCGGGCCTATCGCTGTACGTGCAGCGCCGAACAGGTCGAGCAGATGCGCCAGAGCGCCCGCGAGCGCGGCGACAAGCCGATGTACGACGGCACCTGCCGCGAACTCGGGCTCGGGCCGGACGTGGGGCCGCACGTGATCCGTTTCAAGATGCCGCAAGAGGGGGTCACCGCGTTCCACGATCACGTCAAGGGCGACATCGAGTACCCCAACAACGAGTTGGACGACTTCATCATCGTGCGTTCCGACGGCTCGCCGACCTACAACTTCGTGGTGGTGATCGACGACGCGCTGATGGGCGTGAACTTTGTGCTGCGCGGCGAGGACCATCTGAACAACACGCCCAAGCAGGTCCAGCTCTACAACGCCTTGGGGTTCGACCTGCCGCAGTTCGCTCACATGCCGCTGACCTTGGGCAAGGACGGCAAGAAGCTCTCCAAGCGTCACGGCGCGGTGAGCATTCAGTACTACCGCGACGAGGGCTACCTGCCCCAGGCTGTGGTCAACTTCCTCGCGCGCCTGGGCTGGGCCTCGGGCGATCTGGAGACGTTCACCCCCGAGCAGTTCGTCGAGGCGTTCGACGTGCGCGGCATCGGCCGCTCGCCCGGAGTGTTCGACGTGGACAAACTCACCTGGCTCAACGGCTGGCACATCCGCCAGCTTAGTGACGAGCAGTTCGCCGCAGTGGCGCGGCCGTTTTGCGAGCGCCGCGGATTCGCCATCCCCTCGGACGAATGGTTCCTGGAGCTGGTGAAGCCGCTCAAGGAGCGCACCACGACCCTGGTGCAGATGACCCAGCTCGCCGAGTATTTCTTCGCGCCGCCCGCGACTTTCGAGCCCAAGGCCGTGCGCAAAAATCTCGCGCCCGAGTCGGCCGACGTGCTCGAGGCGTTGGCCCAGACCCTGGAGAGCGTGGAGCCGTTTGAAGACGAGCCGATCGAGCAGGCGCTACGCGAGCTGTCCGAGCGGCTCGGGCTCAAGCTGGGAAAGGTGGCTCAGCCGTGCCGGGTGATCATCTCGGGCCGCGCCGCCACCCCGCCGATCACCACCGTGCTGCGGCTGATCGGCCGCGAGCAAAGCATCGAGCGCATCCGCTCGCGCATCGACAATGTGCGCGACGGCTCCCTGCCCCTGACCGAGGCCGAATAG
- the lon gene encoding endopeptidase La, producing MEFRTNSIVDVPSQLTILPLRNAVMFPNTIIPLTVGRKRTLKAIELSLQQDNNLIGVFAQKVGAIEDPMEKDLYDVGTLGRILKVIDMPGETKTVMVQGVSRIHMEQLVETEPALLAQISPMDEEAIEEDPHVQALMHSLKEMAQKAVELSDNLPTEAAQFIQDMESASGLSDLVASNLNLPIDKKIELLMDTDLRSRLRTVLEVLHKEVAMLEMSKKIQSDIKKEMDRGQREFYLRKQMEAIQKELGELSGEGSEADELRKKLEEAKMPEEAEKVTLKELDRLSKINQQSAEYGVIRTYVDWLLDVPWSVRTDDILDIQRAEQILNEDHYNLEKVKKRILEYLAVRKLKKDMKGPILCLVGPPGVGKTSLGKSVARALGRKFHRVSLGGIRDEAEIRGHRRTYVGALPGRIIQGVKRAGTHNPVFMLDEIDKLGSDWRGDPSSALLEVLDPEQNFMFSDHYLEVPFDLSEVLFIATANITDTIPGPLRDRMEIIEIPGYTQEDKLHIAKGFIVGQQISNHGLSPEQISFDDDALRKIIDDYTREAGVRNLQREVASVCRGVAKQIASDESKSLAITADNLRTYLGSEKFYSEIAERTAKCGVATGLAWTPVGGDILFIEATMMKGTGKLTLTGKLGDVMKESAQAALSYVRSQAVNFGIDESLFSERDLHVHVPAGAIPKDGPSAGVTLLTALVSLFTGRIVDHETAMTGEITLRGSVLPVGGIKEKILAAKRAGIHSIVLPDKNKKDIEDIPAEARADLTFHYINQIDQALEHALSKERGKGC from the coding sequence ATGGAATTTAGAACCAACAGCATCGTCGATGTTCCGTCCCAGCTGACAATATTGCCGCTGCGTAACGCCGTGATGTTTCCCAATACGATTATTCCGCTAACCGTTGGCCGTAAGCGCACGCTCAAGGCGATCGAGCTTTCGTTGCAACAGGATAATAACTTGATCGGCGTGTTTGCTCAGAAGGTCGGCGCCATCGAAGACCCGATGGAGAAGGATCTGTACGATGTGGGCACCCTGGGTCGGATTCTCAAGGTGATCGACATGCCCGGCGAGACCAAGACCGTGATGGTTCAGGGCGTCTCGCGAATCCACATGGAACAGTTGGTCGAGACCGAGCCTGCGCTGCTGGCGCAGATCAGCCCGATGGACGAGGAGGCGATCGAGGAGGATCCCCACGTCCAGGCTCTGATGCACTCGCTCAAGGAGATGGCGCAAAAGGCGGTCGAGCTTTCCGACAATCTGCCCACCGAGGCCGCGCAGTTTATCCAGGATATGGAAAGCGCCTCGGGGCTCTCCGACTTGGTCGCGAGCAACCTCAATCTGCCGATCGATAAAAAAATCGAACTGCTGATGGATACCGACCTGCGCAGCCGTTTGCGCACCGTGCTCGAGGTGCTGCACAAAGAGGTCGCGATGCTCGAGATGTCCAAGAAGATCCAGTCGGACATCAAGAAAGAGATGGACCGCGGCCAGCGCGAGTTCTATTTGCGCAAGCAGATGGAGGCGATCCAAAAGGAGCTGGGCGAACTCTCCGGCGAGGGGAGCGAGGCCGACGAGCTGAGGAAGAAGCTCGAAGAGGCCAAGATGCCCGAAGAGGCCGAGAAGGTTACGCTCAAGGAACTCGACCGGCTGTCCAAGATCAACCAACAGAGCGCCGAGTACGGCGTAATTCGCACCTACGTCGACTGGCTGCTCGACGTCCCCTGGTCGGTGCGCACCGACGACATCCTCGACATCCAACGCGCCGAGCAAATCCTCAACGAGGACCATTACAACCTCGAGAAGGTTAAGAAACGGATCCTCGAATACCTCGCGGTGCGTAAGCTCAAGAAAGATATGAAGGGTCCGATCCTCTGTTTGGTGGGTCCTCCGGGAGTGGGCAAGACCTCGCTGGGCAAGTCCGTGGCGCGCGCGTTGGGCCGCAAGTTCCACCGCGTATCCCTCGGCGGCATCCGCGACGAGGCCGAGATCCGCGGACATCGTCGGACCTACGTCGGCGCTTTGCCCGGCCGGATCATCCAGGGCGTCAAGCGCGCCGGCACCCATAACCCGGTGTTCATGCTCGACGAGATCGACAAGCTCGGATCGGACTGGCGCGGCGACCCCAGCTCGGCCCTGCTCGAGGTGCTCGACCCGGAGCAGAATTTCATGTTTTCCGATCACTACCTCGAGGTGCCGTTTGACCTAAGCGAGGTGTTGTTCATCGCCACGGCCAACATCACCGACACCATCCCCGGACCGCTGCGCGATCGGATGGAGATCATCGAGATTCCGGGCTACACCCAAGAGGATAAGCTGCACATCGCCAAGGGCTTTATCGTGGGCCAGCAGATCTCCAATCACGGCCTGAGTCCCGAGCAGATCAGCTTTGATGACGACGCGCTGCGCAAGATCATCGACGACTACACCCGCGAGGCCGGAGTGCGCAATCTGCAACGCGAGGTGGCCTCGGTCTGCCGCGGCGTGGCCAAACAGATCGCCTCGGACGAGAGCAAGTCGCTGGCGATTACCGCGGACAACCTGCGTACCTACCTTGGGTCCGAGAAGTTTTATTCGGAGATCGCCGAACGTACGGCCAAGTGCGGTGTGGCAACGGGTCTGGCCTGGACCCCGGTCGGCGGCGACATCCTGTTCATCGAGGCCACGATGATGAAGGGCACGGGCAAGCTGACGTTGACCGGTAAACTCGGCGACGTGATGAAGGAGTCGGCCCAGGCCGCCCTGAGCTACGTGCGCTCCCAAGCCGTCAATTTCGGCATCGACGAGTCGCTGTTCTCAGAGCGCGATCTGCACGTGCACGTCCCGGCCGGAGCGATCCCCAAGGACGGCCCCAGCGCCGGCGTAACCCTGCTCACCGCCCTGGTCTCGCTGTTCACCGGACGCATTGTGGACCACGAGACCGCAATGACCGGCGAGATCACCCTGCGCGGCTCAGTGCTGCCCGTGGGCGGCATCAAGGAGAAGATCCTTGCTGCCAAACGCGCCGGGATTCACAGCATCGTGCTGCCGGACAAGAATAAAAAGGACATCGAGGACATCCCGGCCGAGGCGCGCGCCGATCTGACCTTCCACTACATCAACCAGATCGACCAGGCCCTGGAACACGCCCTGAGCAAAGAACGCGGCAAGGGCTGCTAG